The stretch of DNA AATGTTTAACTTTGCACAAAATCAATAGAATATGTTTAGACAGTTTGGTGCTACAGAAATTATAATTATTCTTGTGATTGTTCTTTTGTTATTTGGTGGGAAAAAAATCCCTGAATTGATGAAAGGCTTAGGTTCTGGTATAAAAGAATTTAAGAACGCAACGAAAGAAGAAGACAAGAACATTGATCCTGATAAAAAGGAGAGCTAACTTTATTTAAATTTAATAAAGAAAAATACAGCATTGTGATTTTATTGCAATGCTTTTTTTATAACAAAATACAGTAACTAATATGACTTTTACAGAAAAAGCTTGGAACATATTTAACCAAAGTATTGCAGATTATCATCAACACGATGATGTGAATAGAACCATCGAAAATCCGTACAGTAAAGATGATTTGATTGAGCATTTGTTGTATAAAAAAAACTGGATCGATACAGTTCAATGGCATTTAGAAGATATCATTCGAGATCCAGCAATTGATCCAGAAGAAGCATTGCGTTTAAAACGTTGGATAGACAAGTCGAACCAAGAACGTACAGATATGGTAGAATATATCGACTCTTGGTTTTTAGACAAATACAAAGACGTTGTGGTGAGCCCAAATGCAAAAATTAATACAGAATCACCTGCTTGGGCAATCGATCGGTTATCCATTCTATCGCTCAAAGTTTATCATATGCAGCAAGAGGTAAACAGAGAAGATGCGAGTGAAGATCACAAATTTATTTGCCAAAGTAAATTAGATGTACTACAACTTCAACATCAGGACCTGAGTACAGCAATCGAAGAATTAATCGATGATATTGCAAAAGGCATCAAATACATGAAAGTGTATAAGCAAATGAAAATGTACAATGACGAAAGTTTGAATCCTGTATTGTATCAACAAAAGAAATAAAAAAATCGGAAAAGATAATTTATAAAAAAATCCAATCGAACCTTCGACTGGATTTTTTTATTGTATGATTGTTTCATAAAAAGATTAAATCAACGCGAAAACATTGGTTAAATCTTCAATCAAATCATCAATATCTTCAATACCAACACTTAGGCGGATTAGATCATCTGTGATTCCTATCTCAGCACGTTTTTCAGCTGGGATCGATGCGTGTGTCATCGTTGCAGGATGATTGGCCAAAGATTCTACGCCACCCAAAGACTCAGCTAAGGTGAAAACTTTCAGGTTCTCTAATAGTTTAAAAGCATCTTCTTGTTTACCTGATTTTAATGTGAAAGTTACCATTCCACCAAAAGCTTTCATTTGTTTTTTGGCAATTTCGTGCTGTGGATGATTGCTTAGACCCGGATAATACACTTTGTCTACTTTCGGATGTTGAACCAAAAACTCGGCAATTTTCATTCCGTTTTCGCAATGACGATCCATGCGAACGGCCAATGTTTTTATCCCGCGTAGTACTAAATACGAATCTTGTGGACCTAAAATACCGCCCGTAGCGAATAAATTAAAATGAACTTTTTCTGCTAATTCTTTCGAATTTACGATCACAGCTCCAGCAACCAAATCAGAATGTCCGCCCAAATATTTGGTCGCAGAATGCATAACAATATCAGCGCCCAACTCGATTGGACGTTGTAAATATGGCGATGCAAAAGTGTTGTCTACAGCCACTAGAACGTTTGCGTTTTTTGCTTTTGTAGCTTTCGAAACAGCCTCAATATCCACAACTTTCATCAAAGGATTGGTAGGTGTTTCTATCCAAATCATCTTGGTGTTGTCGTTCATCAAATCAACAATCGCATCTACATTGGTCATATCCACAAAATGGAATTTTAGGCCATAGTTGCTATAAACTCGTGTGAATAATCGATAAGAACCTCCATACAAATCGTCCATGGCGATGATTTCGTCTCCTGGAGAAAATAACTTCAAAATACCATCAATTGCAGCCAGTCCAGAACCAAATGCAAAACCGGCCACACCGCTTTCTATCGAAGCCAAAGAGTTTTCTAGAGCTGTGCGTGTTGGGTTTTCTCCACGTGCATATTCGTATCCCTTGTGTTTTCCTGGACTTTGTTGTGCAAAGGTTGAGGTCTGATAAATAGGAGGATTCACCGCTCCTGTAGAAGGATCGTGTTGTTGTCCTCCGTGTATTGTTTTTGTATTGAATTTCATGGCAATAGATTTTTATAATTTATACAAAGTTACGGGAATTTTTTGGTGATGTATTATTTCTATTGTATCCCGCTATTTATTAGTTTGTTTGATGCATGGTAAGATATGTTACATTTGTTCTTATCCCAAAATAAAAAAAAAGCTAACCCAATTCGGCTTAGCTTTTTGTGTCCAATATCCCCAAAAAAATTATTTCTTTTCTTCTTTGGTTTCTTGACCTTTGTTTTTTACGTATTTTTCTAACCATTGATCTTGTTCCCAAAGCATGTGTAGAACAGATTCTCTGGCCGAATACCCGTGAGACTCTTTTGGCAAGACCACGTAACGAGCGGTTGCCCCTAAACCTTTCAACGCATTGAAATAGCGCTCAGATTGCATCGGGAAAGTTCCAGAGTTGTTGTCCGCCTCACCATGAATCAGCAAAAGAGGAGTCTTCATTTTGTTTGCATTCTGGAACGGTGACATGGTATTGTAAACCTCTGGTGCTTCCCAGTAATTTCGTTCTTCCGATTGGAAACCAAAAGGTGTTAAGGTACGGTTATAGGCTCCAGAACGAGCAATTCCTGCTGCAAACAAATCAGAGTGGGTTAAAAGATTTGCCGTCATGAAAGCTCCGTAAGAATGCCCTCCAACACCTACTCTTGTTCGGTCTATATAGCCTAATTTATCTACAGCATCGATGGCTGCTTTTGCATTTCCTACCAATTGCTTTACGAAAGTATCATTGGGTTCTTCGTTTCC from Weeksella virosa DSM 16922 encodes:
- the tatA gene encoding twin-arginine translocase TatA/TatE family subunit, whose translation is MFRQFGATEIIIILVIVLLLFGGKKIPELMKGLGSGIKEFKNATKEEDKNIDPDKKES
- a CDS encoding DUF4254 domain-containing protein produces the protein MTFTEKAWNIFNQSIADYHQHDDVNRTIENPYSKDDLIEHLLYKKNWIDTVQWHLEDIIRDPAIDPEEALRLKRWIDKSNQERTDMVEYIDSWFLDKYKDVVVSPNAKINTESPAWAIDRLSILSLKVYHMQQEVNREDASEDHKFICQSKLDVLQLQHQDLSTAIEELIDDIAKGIKYMKVYKQMKMYNDESLNPVLYQQKK
- a CDS encoding cystathionine gamma-synthase encodes the protein MKFNTKTIHGGQQHDPSTGAVNPPIYQTSTFAQQSPGKHKGYEYARGENPTRTALENSLASIESGVAGFAFGSGLAAIDGILKLFSPGDEIIAMDDLYGGSYRLFTRVYSNYGLKFHFVDMTNVDAIVDLMNDNTKMIWIETPTNPLMKVVDIEAVSKATKAKNANVLVAVDNTFASPYLQRPIELGADIVMHSATKYLGGHSDLVAGAVIVNSKELAEKVHFNLFATGGILGPQDSYLVLRGIKTLAVRMDRHCENGMKIAEFLVQHPKVDKVYYPGLSNHPQHEIAKKQMKAFGGMVTFTLKSGKQEDAFKLLENLKVFTLAESLGGVESLANHPATMTHASIPAEKRAEIGITDDLIRLSVGIEDIDDLIEDLTNVFALI